A region from the Actinoplanes sp. OR16 genome encodes:
- a CDS encoding methylmalonyl-CoA mutase — translation MNAAEIAAGRERWQRRYDASRKREADFTTLSGSTVDPVYGPPAGAAYPGFERIGWPGEFPYTRGLYPTGYRGRTWTIRQFAGFGNARQTNERYKMILAAGGGGLSVAFDMPTLMGRDSDEPQSLGEVGHCGVAIDSAADMDVLFDGIPLQDVTTSMTISGPAVPVFCMYLVAAERQGADLSKLDGTLQTDIFKEYIAQKEWLFEPEPHLRLIGDLMEFCAREIPKYKPLSVSGYHIREAGSTAAQELAYTLADGFGYVELGLSRGLDVNTFAPGLSFFFDAHVDFFEEIAKFRAARRIWARHLRDDYGATSEKALWLKFHTQTAGVSLTAQQPVNNVVRTAVEALAAVLGGTNSLHTNALDETLALPTDESAEIALRTQQVLMEETGVVNVADPLGGSWYVEALTDRIEAEAEEIFARIRELGHDGSVTQGILRGIEDGWFTANIAEAAFVHQQALEKGDKKVVGVNAHTTTVAKDLEILRVSHEVEVVQRRELGSRKINRDSVRVKAALEKLVAVARTGENMIPAMLDAARAEATLGEICGVLKDEWGIYREPARF, via the coding sequence ATGAACGCTGCCGAGATCGCCGCCGGCCGGGAGCGCTGGCAACGACGTTATGACGCTTCCCGCAAGCGGGAGGCCGACTTCACCACGCTCTCCGGCTCCACGGTCGATCCCGTCTACGGTCCGCCCGCGGGAGCCGCCTATCCGGGCTTCGAGCGCATCGGATGGCCGGGCGAGTTCCCGTACACCAGAGGCCTCTATCCCACCGGATATCGCGGACGCACCTGGACCATCCGCCAGTTCGCGGGGTTCGGCAACGCGCGCCAGACCAACGAGCGCTACAAGATGATCCTGGCCGCCGGTGGCGGCGGGCTGAGCGTCGCGTTCGACATGCCCACGCTGATGGGCCGCGACTCGGACGAGCCGCAGTCGCTCGGCGAGGTCGGCCACTGCGGCGTCGCGATCGACTCGGCCGCCGACATGGACGTGCTCTTCGACGGCATCCCGCTGCAGGACGTCACCACGAGCATGACCATCTCCGGTCCGGCGGTGCCGGTCTTCTGCATGTACCTGGTGGCCGCCGAGCGGCAGGGCGCCGATCTCAGCAAGCTCGACGGGACGCTGCAGACCGACATCTTCAAGGAGTACATCGCGCAGAAGGAGTGGCTCTTCGAACCCGAGCCGCACCTGCGCCTGATCGGCGACCTGATGGAGTTCTGCGCCCGGGAGATCCCGAAGTACAAGCCGCTCAGCGTCTCCGGCTACCACATCCGGGAGGCCGGGTCGACGGCCGCGCAGGAGCTGGCGTACACCCTGGCCGACGGGTTCGGCTACGTCGAGCTCGGCCTGTCCCGCGGCCTCGACGTGAACACGTTCGCCCCGGGCCTGAGTTTCTTCTTCGACGCGCACGTCGACTTCTTCGAGGAGATCGCCAAGTTCCGGGCCGCCCGCCGGATCTGGGCCCGGCACCTGCGCGACGACTACGGCGCGACCAGCGAGAAGGCGCTCTGGCTCAAGTTCCACACGCAGACCGCCGGTGTGTCGCTCACCGCGCAGCAGCCGGTGAACAACGTGGTCCGGACCGCCGTCGAGGCGCTCGCCGCGGTGCTCGGCGGCACCAACTCGCTGCACACCAACGCGCTCGACGAGACCCTCGCCCTGCCCACCGACGAGTCCGCCGAGATCGCCCTGCGGACCCAGCAGGTGCTGATGGAGGAGACCGGGGTGGTCAATGTGGCCGACCCGCTCGGTGGATCGTGGTACGTGGAGGCACTCACCGACCGCATCGAGGCCGAGGCCGAGGAGATCTTCGCCCGGATCCGCGAGCTCGGTCACGACGGCAGCGTCACCCAGGGCATCCTGCGCGGCATCGAGGACGGCTGGTTCACCGCGAACATCGCCGAGGCGGCCTTCGTCCACCAGCAGGCCCTGGAGAAGGGCGACAAGAAGGTGGTGGGTGTCAACGCCCACACCACGACGGTCGCCAAGGACCTGGAGATCCTCCGCGTCTCCCACGAGGTCGAGGTGGTGCAGCGGCGCGAGCTGGGATCTCGCAAGATCAATCGGGATTCCGTACGGGTGAAAGCCGCCCTTGAGAAGCTGGTCGCAGTCGCCCGGACCGGGGAGAACATGATCCCCGCCATGCTCGACGCGGCGCGCGCCGAGGCGACGCTCGGGGAGATCTGCGGCGTGCTGAAGGACGAGTGGGGGATCTACCGGGAACCCGCCCGGTTCTGA